The following proteins are encoded in a genomic region of Burkholderia gladioli:
- a CDS encoding NAD(P)/FAD-dependent oxidoreductase: protein MKAHYEIVVVGAGPAGLAAARAAAGAGARVAILDDNPRAGGQIWRQGPVFEPAAPLVESLAALRASSVELIAGARVVAALPGRELLVEQASAEAGGAILGYDKLIVATGARELLLPFAGWTLPGVTGAGGLQALVKGGVPVRGERIVIAGSGPLLIAALATAREAGANVLAVVEQASARAVRGFALSLAATPSKLVQAARLTRGFIGVDYLTGGVLRAAHGSARVEAATIEIEGRPRVIECDRIACGYGLVPNLTLPLALGCELRDGAVAVDARQRTSREAVFAAGESTGIGGMELARAEGALAGLAAAGVDEGDRRVAALMREREVWRGFAARVARTFALGDAARALPPDDTVLCRCEDVTLGAARGYADARDAKLQTRCGMGACQGRVCGAAGAALLGWQEAAIPRPPFSPVRIGTLAALAADEPLL from the coding sequence ATGAAGGCGCATTACGAGATCGTGGTGGTCGGCGCCGGGCCGGCCGGCTTGGCGGCCGCGCGCGCGGCTGCCGGCGCCGGCGCGCGCGTCGCGATCCTCGACGACAATCCACGAGCCGGCGGCCAGATCTGGCGCCAGGGGCCCGTGTTCGAACCCGCCGCGCCGCTGGTCGAATCGCTCGCGGCGCTGCGCGCGAGCAGCGTCGAGCTGATCGCGGGCGCGCGCGTGGTGGCCGCCCTGCCGGGTCGCGAACTGCTGGTCGAGCAGGCGTCTGCCGAGGCGGGTGGCGCGATCCTGGGCTACGACAAGCTGATCGTGGCCACCGGCGCGCGCGAGCTGTTGCTGCCCTTCGCCGGCTGGACCCTGCCGGGCGTGACCGGCGCGGGCGGCTTGCAGGCCCTGGTCAAGGGCGGCGTGCCGGTGCGTGGCGAACGGATCGTGATCGCGGGCAGCGGGCCTTTGCTGATCGCCGCGCTGGCGACGGCGCGCGAGGCGGGCGCAAACGTGCTTGCCGTGGTCGAGCAGGCGAGCGCGCGGGCCGTGCGCGGCTTCGCGCTGTCGCTGGCGGCCACGCCCTCGAAGCTGGTGCAGGCGGCGCGGCTCACGCGCGGCTTCATCGGCGTCGACTATCTGACGGGCGGCGTGCTGCGTGCCGCGCATGGCAGCGCGCGCGTCGAGGCCGCGACCATCGAGATCGAGGGGCGGCCGCGCGTGATCGAATGCGATCGGATCGCCTGCGGTTATGGGCTGGTGCCGAACCTGACGCTGCCGCTTGCGCTCGGCTGCGAGTTGCGCGACGGCGCGGTGGCGGTCGATGCGCGGCAGCGTACTTCCCGCGAGGCGGTGTTCGCGGCCGGCGAGAGCACGGGGATCGGCGGCATGGAACTGGCGCGCGCCGAGGGCGCCCTGGCGGGGCTGGCGGCGGCCGGCGTCGACGAGGGCGATCGGCGGGTTGCCGCGCTGATGCGCGAGCGCGAGGTGTGGCGAGGTTTCGCCGCGCGCGTCGCGCGGACCTTCGCGCTCGGTGATGCGGCTCGCGCCTTGCCGCCCGACGACACGGTGCTGTGCCGCTGCGAGGACGTCACGCTGGGCGCCGCGCGTGGTTATGCTGATGCGCGTGACGCGAAGCTGCAGACGCGTTGCGGCATGGGCGCCTGCCAAGGCCGCGTCTGCGGCGCGGCCGGTGCCGCATTGCTGGGCTGGCAGGAGGCCGCGATACCGCGCCCGCCGTTCTCGCCGGTTCGCATCGGCACGCTTGCCGCGCTGGCTGCCGACGAGCCGCTCCTATAA
- a CDS encoding AraC family transcriptional regulator, protein MLAHFAQLAPVFDALPDVAFFVKDVDGRYVLANRTLAQRCGFKEKRELYGKTTEEVFPRRFGRNYLEQDMATIHAGQQLTDQLELHLYPGRQPGWCLTTKEPLRDGLGRVVGLAGISRDLKANEGSHPAYSRLADVVQYIQEHYVQPLNLKHLAEMAGMSVAQLERYFHKVFHLTPRQVLLKTRLDAATALLVTHEKVTDVAALCGYTDHSAFSRQFKATVGVTPTEYRMTLQAERGA, encoded by the coding sequence ATGCTCGCGCATTTCGCGCAGCTCGCACCGGTGTTCGATGCCTTGCCCGATGTCGCCTTCTTCGTGAAGGACGTCGACGGCCGCTACGTGCTGGCCAATCGCACGCTGGCGCAACGCTGCGGCTTCAAGGAGAAGCGCGAGCTCTACGGCAAGACCACCGAGGAAGTGTTTCCGCGCCGGTTCGGCCGCAACTATCTCGAGCAGGACATGGCGACCATCCATGCCGGCCAGCAACTGACCGACCAGCTCGAGCTGCATCTCTATCCGGGGCGGCAGCCGGGCTGGTGCCTGACCACCAAGGAGCCGCTGCGCGACGGGCTCGGCCGCGTGGTCGGGCTGGCGGGCATCTCGCGCGACCTGAAGGCCAACGAGGGCTCGCATCCGGCCTACAGCCGGCTGGCCGACGTGGTGCAGTACATCCAGGAGCACTACGTGCAGCCGCTCAACCTCAAGCACCTGGCCGAGATGGCCGGGATGTCGGTCGCGCAGCTCGAACGGTATTTCCACAAGGTGTTCCACCTGACGCCGCGCCAGGTGCTGCTGAAGACGCGGCTCGACGCGGCCACGGCCCTGCTCGTCACGCACGAGAAGGTGACCGATGTCGCCGCGCTTTGCGGCTATACCGATCACAGCGCGTTTTCGCGGCAGTTCAAGGCGACGGTGGGGGTGACGCCGACCGAGTACCGGATGACCTTGCAGGCGGAACGCGGGGCTTGA